In Cicer arietinum cultivar CDC Frontier isolate Library 1 chromosome 7, Cicar.CDCFrontier_v2.0, whole genome shotgun sequence, a single window of DNA contains:
- the LOC113787737 gene encoding uncharacterized protein has product MDALLRKYRIVHRVSTSYHPQTNGNAQTSTREIKQILEKMVQPNRKDWSHQLEETLWAYRTAYKTPIGMSPYRLVFGKAYHVLVEIEYHAYLVVKSCNLEMEKTCLKRKLQLQ; this is encoded by the coding sequence ATGGATGCTTTGCTTCGGAAATATAGGATTGTGCACAGAGTTTCTACTTcttatcatccccagactaATGGGAATGCTCAAACCTCAACtagggaaatcaaacagatcttagaaaagatggtgcaacCAAATAGGAAAGACTGGAGCCACCAACTTGAAGAAACTCTTTGGGCTTATAGAACAGCCTATAAAACACCAATTgggatgtccccttatcgacttgtgtttggtaaggcatacCACGTCCTAGTGGAAATAGAGTACCATGCTTATTTGGtagtcaagagttgtaaccttgagatggagaaaacaTGTTTaaagagaaagcttcaattgcaataa